The nucleotide sequence GTTGTGGTATCTGAGATTATCCTGATAAAGTAAAAACTTTTTAGGATATTGATACGAAGTTCATAAAGTGTCTTGTCATGTACTGACCTGAGCATATCTTTGTAGTGCTCATCTATTATTAGAGGTCGAGGTGTCATTTACACTCTTTGAGGTATGAATTCTGGTTGTACCAATGTGTTTGTACTTCACAGAACACACAACCTCATTGTTGAAAATGTTTTCCCTTTTGCTTTATAAGGTGACTGGATCAAGATAGTCTGTTTTATGGTGTCCTGAGTCAGAAGCTGAAGAATCTGAATTTTTCTGGATTAGCTTTCAATGTGGCAAAATAGAATTACTAAATTTCTTTATTACAAAAGCATTTCCCTTTAGCCTGATCTTGTTTTTTCTTCCCCTGCATTACATTTTGATGGGTATGTGGAATTTTTAGGTTCTCAGTTCCCATTTGAAAACTCGTAATTAGAGTATGTGGAATTTTAGCAGTAAGCTAACTCtgattgatttttcattttagatGAGTTTCAGTGTGTTGTGTATCTCTGTTCTATGTATCAAACAGGTCAAAATTTGGTGCACAAAGCAGGAAGCTAGCGTTCTTAACATTGACATGAAAGCAAATATTTGTTCGGTCAAGTATAATCCTGGATCTAGCATTTACGTCGCAGTATGTATTCCCAACCTTGATACTTATTGTTCTATTGTTCCCTCTAGGCACAAATGTCTATAAATATATAACTATTGTAAAGGAGGTTTGCACTTAGACACCCTCTTTCTGTTTCTTTGTTTCTCatttaatggaaaaataataataattcaaccTAATAAAACTTATCAGATCATTTTGGGCATGTAGTTGGATAAAATCCATATATAACATTAACTATTGGCATTTTGCAGGTGGGTTCTGCAGATCATCACATTCACTATTATGACCTGAGAAATATCAGCCAACCACTGCATGTCTTCAGTGGGCATAGAAAAGCTGTTTCGTATGTGAAATTCTTATCTAACAATGAACTTGCTTCCGCATCCACTGACAGCACATTGCGATTGTGGGACGTAAAGGAAAATATGCCTGTAagttattatgtttttattgtttattttgttcTATCCCCGCATTATAAATCCCTCTGTATGGTGATACCTGCCAATTTTTTTACTATGTTGACCATCCATTTTTGCAAAATCTTGTGGAAATTACATATGGTACGAACAACTAATTCATCTCAATtcctttttcataatttttcttaggTTCGCACATTTAGAGGGCATTCAAATGAGAAGAATTTTGTGGGTCTCACAGTAAACAGCGAATACATTGCCTGTGGCAGTGAAACAAACGAAGTGTTCGCGTATCACAAGGTTACAAAATACTTAAAAGAAGCTAGCATTAGGCATCTAGTCccaaactaatttaatttttgtgttCACTTGCAGGCCATCTCCAAACCTGCAGCTTGGCACAGGTTTGGTTCATCTGATTTGGATGATACTGATGATGACAATGGATCATATTTCATCAGTGCTGTGTGTTGGAAGAGTGATAGCCCAACAATGTTGACTGCAAATAGCCAAGGAACGATAAAAGTCCTCGTACTCGCCGCCTGAACGGTAAAAgagataataaaattaagattataTTATCAACTTTTAGAACTGCACCCCCCTCCCCACCCTCCACATAATTTATGAGggtatttatttgtatataatcATCATTCATATAGCTTCATAGCTGCTTACTTCTTGTCAAGGGCTTTAACACAATCTAGGACTTCATACTTTTGCCTTTTACTCAACCGATGAACTGCGGCCTTTGCAAGTGTATCATATGTTACCCAGAGACTCAAATGTAttctatttttggaatttcaactAGAATTGTAGACTAAGTTGCCAACATTTTTCAGGGAATCATCACTGTCTTTTGATTACTGATATCCTTAATGGGAATGGTGATTTTCTGAAGTCCTTCCAATTGTTGTGAGCTTTTCTAAGCCTTTTTGTTTTCTCCCCTGAATATTTCAATTGTTGTTCCAGAATTTCTTCAATAATACCACGTGAAAATAGCGTACAGCTTTGGTACTGGTATGAAAATTAAACACGGCAAATGCCAGATTGATTTCAAAGCTTTTATCAGGAAGAGGAAGAAGCATAAACGAAAAGGAAACCTCAGGTCCCATCCCTTACATGTGAACTGATTTCAAGATTAGGATGGGACCTAAGCCGAAAGGCAGTCCACAAACTTGAGTTCctcaatataaattttttagatgCTCAACCAACCATGAATTCTCTAATTTTCAAGGTTCATAAAGAAGTCATCCATGTCATCGAAGCTTAGTGGCTTCTATTCAAGAAGCTTCACTGACCTATTAAAATAAAGcagttcttttatttaattataacataggttgaaaaatgatttatatattttttaataaacacgTTTAGGCTACGttggttattaaaaaaatattttaaaataaacttttgtatTTGGAATCTTGGATgaagtgtattttttttttttaaaaaaaaaatcttttatagaTACATATATTCAATGTTTGAAAtatcaataaacataaatatatcgGTATTTGGATTTTACGATTGAGATTTTGACGAAAATATTGATTgagattttgacaaaaatatcaattcaataaaaattgttcaaaattcatataaattcttaaaaaacttttaaaaagtaataaaataagaaagaatgtatatattaaagttattttgtaagtgtaattgatataagtATGATTAAAGatgatatttatcaaatttttataaaaaaaatagtttaaataatttttatttatttatttaaaattttttaatatacttttattaaaatatgttttattacattttaaataaaaaattaaactgatttatataaaatattttatttgagatttaatttttaagattttattacaaatttgtgGTGAAAACTTTTtcttaacattaatttatttaaataatttatcttatcaaattaattttaatttataaaatattagaatttcattaagttttttatattataaccatttttaagtaaaattacatttttaatattttaaaataaaaatatttaaaattaaataaaattacaaggataaatatttaaaatgtttgcttcgattttttttatttatgaaattttggatttttacaaaaatattggtGATATATCACCCAattttttttgatgaaaaatcctCATATCAATAATCGATGGTCGACTTCACCTACTTTCGATATTAGTCGACAAAATATCTTGAAATTTCAATCCTTgcatatattataataattgttttattttattttcctcaatttttttttgaagcaaatgtaattttgtttgaatcaatttttaagaagtttatatatttttttcttttaaaaaaaaaaaaaagaagaaagaggccAAAAGTCaagttttattttagttatatgCTATTTTAcgttgaattttatttttatttatttttataatttaaagtttccacatcatgtttttaaaacgaaaaaactataaaatcatTCCAAATCATCATGTCCGGGAACGATAGAACATGTGTCAACACGCGGGCGTATGTGTTGTCATACCATATTTGGTGGTTAAAAAGACAATAGAagaagataaattattttatttcatttattataaagcataaaataaaaatatatgctcttaatttttttttattttacatcgGAAAAAGATGTGTGgagaaattaattaaagtattAAATCAAAGCTTATTGCACGCCCACTTTTCTTTGTTTCCTCATTTTCCTACTCCCCCCTCCTCACACTTGGATTTCCGTTATGCCAAGTGGAGCCTCCAatttctaaacttttttttttttttttggcctttttccttttgcttttgctCTCTCATTTCCGGTCAATGTTTCACCATTtcagttttctttctttccacgaCACTCCCTGCTCACTCATCACGCACTGCGCATGTTATCAAACGTCACCCTCCCTTTCCACTGTGTATAAaaaggaggaggagaaggagaagatgTTCATTCCTCAGATCCTCTTAGATTCTGAAACCCGGATGAATCCGGAAAATTAATCTTGAATTCTCTTCCTAAAATTCAAAGCTTTCGCGCCAAAAAGAAGTCATGAAATTAGAAAGCTCGGAGGTCGAGATCTGTACGACGGTTGTCGGAGCTCCATCTCCGACCGGGCAGATCTCGTTGGTGGCTAAGGTTCAGGGGAGCGTTGATGAAGCTGATAGAGATGGAGAAGAGCTGTTCGTGCCGCCTCTGAACTTCGCGATGGTTGATTGTGGCGTTTTCAGGTCTGGTTTTCCCGATACTGCCAACTTCACCTTCTTGCAGACGCTTGGCCTTCGTTCGATCATGTGAGTGAATCGctattgctttttcttttttctttttttcggTTATTGTTTGTTGTGAACAGGTgttttgatttggatttgatgATATGTGTGTTTTTAATGTAGATATCTCTGCCCTGAGCCTTATCCTGAACCGAACATCGAGTTTCTCAAATGTAATGGAATTCGGCTCTTCCAGTTCGGGATCGATGGATGTAAGGTTCGGTTTtgctctttttttaattaatttaaatatcgATTTGGCGTTTGATAATGCGGAGAAGCTAATCGAATTACTAGTATGAGGTATATGGTACTGGAATTTTGATTATCGATAGTGGAAAAGTTGAGCtgttcattttgaattttggttgaAGATTCGATGTTATGAAGTTCCAAATCTGGTATTGATTTCTAGAAATTGATAAGTTTCTGGTAAAGCATAATCTCGTATGTGGTTCAATTGCTTGGAAATTGAGACGGAGATGAGAATCGAACTCAGTTATTTATACGGCCATATTTTGTGTGGATAAAGCGAaatatttgttaataatttcttaaattcctgagatatattattttctGCTTGTTATTAAATATAGCTATTAGTCTTGATTGAAGAACGCTTTAGGGGAATTTAAATAGCTCGATCTAAGGCTATTTGATTCCAGAACTCAGAATTTCTCGGATAACCATCTGTTCTTCACAAGCAGTTGTTAGATTAACCATAATTTCATAGCTCAAGTAACATTCGTTTGAGAGTGAGTATCCAAATAACATCCATATGAATCCATGTGACCCGTGCGAAGTAACATTCATCTGTTTCAGAAACAGTGTTCTTTGATTAACCCAAAATTTGAAGTCAAAATAACATCCTGGGTGAATGGACTCATAGAGAGAAAACTTTGCTCCATGTGGGTTGTTCCACAGAGAACTCTATTGTGATCTTAGGTATGAATTTGTTCACAGAATATATTTGTCCATAGTTTGAACCTTACGTTGCTCCAATGCTCCTTGTGATCTCTTACTTTCTACCAATAGACAGGGGTACTGTTGGAAATTTTTGGTTAGTCATTATACAATTAGTTGGAATTTTTCGGTTTGTCATTATATAATTATCAGAAAGATAATCACAAATTTGCATTTAAAAACTCCTT is from Vitis riparia cultivar Riparia Gloire de Montpellier isolate 1030 chromosome 10, EGFV_Vit.rip_1.0, whole genome shotgun sequence and encodes:
- the LOC117923291 gene encoding probable tyrosine-protein phosphatase DSP4, translated to MKLESSEVEICTTVVGAPSPTGQISLVAKVQGSVDEADRDGEELFVPPLNFAMVDCGVFRSGFPDTANFTFLQTLGLRSIIYLCPEPYPEPNIEFLKCNGIRLFQFGIDGCKEPFVNIPEDTIREALKVVLDKRNHPLLIHCKRGKHRTGCLVGCLRKLQRWCLSSIFDEYQRFAAAKARISDQRFMELFDISSFKHLPMTSPPSRRCQS